The following coding sequences are from one Massilia sp. H6 window:
- a CDS encoding integrase arm-type DNA-binding domain-containing protein has product MIVAILGAQEMAGTIHRLKALVVTQNTTPGLYSDGGGLYLQIMKAGSKSWLFRYMRQGKARSLGLGPVHTVSLAQARLAAHTCREQLQAGLDPLAVKKELRHAKNMDDARALTFRDCATQYHLAHKDAWKNKKHADQWTNTLATYAYPTFGHFPIADVDVELVMAVLNPIWKEKTETASRLRGRIESVLDWATARGYRRGDNPARWKGHLDHLLISRSAANKVVHHPALPYSQLPAFISALRNGLGISPLALEFTILCASRTSETIKATFNEFDLEAKIWVIPAARMKADREHRVPLSDRACAIVKKLADNAENDYVFPGRKQDSPLSNMAMLELVRGMNFGAITVHGFRSTFRDWAGECTHHPRECIEFALAHTLKDKTEAAYFRGDLFEKRRLLMNDWAAFCRS; this is encoded by the coding sequence TTGATTGTCGCGATTTTAGGAGCCCAAGAAATGGCTGGAACAATCCACCGATTGAAAGCGTTAGTTGTGACTCAGAACACTACACCAGGGCTCTACAGTGATGGTGGAGGACTTTACCTTCAGATCATGAAAGCCGGTTCTAAGAGCTGGCTTTTCCGTTACATGCGCCAAGGGAAAGCCCGAAGCTTAGGGTTGGGCCCTGTACATACAGTTAGTCTTGCACAAGCCCGCCTGGCTGCCCACACGTGCCGAGAGCAATTGCAGGCTGGCTTGGATCCGTTAGCCGTAAAAAAAGAGCTGCGACACGCCAAGAATATGGACGATGCTCGCGCACTCACCTTTCGTGACTGTGCGACGCAATATCATCTTGCGCACAAGGATGCATGGAAAAATAAGAAGCATGCTGACCAGTGGACTAACACGCTCGCGACCTATGCCTATCCAACTTTCGGCCACTTTCCCATTGCGGACGTTGATGTAGAACTCGTCATGGCAGTACTCAATCCTATCTGGAAAGAAAAAACCGAGACGGCATCACGTCTTCGTGGCCGGATTGAGTCAGTGCTTGACTGGGCTACTGCACGCGGATACCGGCGCGGGGACAATCCGGCGCGGTGGAAAGGCCATCTGGACCATTTGCTCATAAGCCGGTCGGCCGCAAACAAGGTCGTGCACCATCCTGCACTTCCCTACAGCCAGCTTCCTGCGTTCATCTCTGCTCTACGGAATGGCCTCGGCATCTCACCACTGGCACTCGAGTTCACGATCCTATGTGCCAGCCGAACGAGCGAAACGATCAAAGCCACGTTCAATGAGTTCGACCTTGAAGCCAAAATATGGGTAATACCTGCGGCTCGGATGAAAGCCGACCGCGAACACCGTGTGCCGTTGAGCGACCGGGCCTGCGCCATCGTCAAAAAGTTGGCGGATAACGCAGAGAACGACTACGTCTTCCCTGGACGTAAGCAGGACTCACCGCTCTCAAATATGGCAATGCTGGAACTAGTGCGGGGGATGAACTTTGGGGCGATAACGGTGCATGGCTTCCGCTCAACGTTCCGCGACTGGGCAGGCGAATGCACGCACCATCCACGAGAGTGCATCGAGTTCGCCCTAGCTCATACGCTCAAAGACAAGACCGAAGCAGCCTACTTTCGGGGCGATCTGTTCGAGAAACGCCGACTGCTCATGAATGACTGGGCTGCCTTCTGCCGGTCCTAA
- a CDS encoding AlpA family transcriptional regulator produces the protein MFSKKLIRLNDVLEITGLSKSQVYALIAERKFVRQVKIARSSRWSLDAVNAWVDARVAESEVPK, from the coding sequence ATGTTTTCAAAGAAGCTCATCAGACTCAACGACGTCCTAGAGATCACCGGTCTTTCCAAAAGTCAAGTATACGCCCTAATCGCTGAACGAAAGTTTGTTCGTCAGGTCAAGATTGCGCGTTCAAGCCGCTGGTCGCTCGACGCGGTAAATGCTTGGGTTGACGCCCGTGTCGCTGAAAGCGAGGTACCCAAGTAA